Proteins encoded within one genomic window of Micromonospora halotolerans:
- a CDS encoding DUF6221 family protein: MDDLLRFLHARYEADCHAYAEVAHRFGGAALPDSQLPMLDLVDMLAREYEAMDRTDERVTGLTYALRVLAQSYDEHPDYRDEWRP, from the coding sequence ATGGATGATCTCCTCAGATTCCTTCATGCCCGTTATGAGGCGGACTGCCATGCCTACGCGGAGGTGGCCCACCGCTTCGGGGGCGCAGCTCTCCCCGACAGCCAACTGCCGATGCTCGACCTGGTCGACATGCTGGCACGGGAGTACGAGGCGATGGACCGGACTGACGAGCGCGTCACTGGTCTCACGTACGCGCTACGGGTGCTTGCACAGTCGTACGACGAGCACCCCGACTACCGCGACGAGTGGCGTCCCTAG
- a CDS encoding tetratricopeptide repeat protein has translation MSSGRVIGLEAAVAATLREFGAEHPQTLEARVRLALGYREDERDEDALIELEEVVVVRDHVLGPDHPDTLSARHELALTYFHVGIGNGDAPLPDAIGAMKRVAEGRARVLGTAHPDTLASWASLTFLYDRGRQRDEIPALRQRIALGWEQIVAEREQWLGPDEPDTQFARIRLAAAWEDVGRKQDRVTLLERVIASWGRLAAERERQLGPMHPDTVYARERHAYCHRWVGRTDDEVSLLEQIAADHQRLLGPTHPRTLHAQVQLAARYSEGGHDVAQSIALGERIIGDVRALLGAEHDDLRRLRGTLIVGYAMTGRSNDALALAARYPMSDDPP, from the coding sequence ATGAGTTCGGGACGAGTCATCGGTCTTGAGGCCGCCGTTGCCGCCACCCTGCGGGAGTTCGGCGCGGAGCATCCGCAGACGCTCGAGGCACGGGTACGCCTTGCTCTCGGGTATCGGGAAGACGAGCGCGACGAGGATGCCCTGATTGAGTTGGAGGAGGTTGTGGTCGTCCGGGACCATGTGCTCGGTCCCGACCACCCGGACACACTGTCCGCGCGGCACGAGCTCGCGTTGACCTACTTCCACGTCGGCATCGGCAATGGCGACGCACCGCTGCCCGATGCGATCGGCGCCATGAAGCGGGTCGCAGAGGGCCGAGCCCGAGTCCTCGGGACAGCTCATCCAGACACCCTGGCTTCTTGGGCGAGCCTCACCTTCCTCTACGACCGGGGGCGACAGCGCGACGAGATCCCTGCGTTGCGGCAGCGGATTGCCCTCGGCTGGGAGCAAATCGTGGCCGAGCGAGAGCAGTGGCTCGGCCCTGACGAACCCGACACGCAGTTCGCCCGGATCCGGCTCGCCGCTGCATGGGAAGACGTCGGACGAAAGCAGGACCGGGTCACCCTGCTGGAGAGGGTCATCGCGTCGTGGGGACGGCTTGCGGCCGAACGGGAACGGCAGCTCGGCCCGATGCATCCCGACACCGTCTACGCCCGCGAGCGCCACGCCTACTGCCACCGGTGGGTAGGCCGCACCGACGACGAGGTGTCCCTACTCGAGCAGATCGCGGCCGACCATCAGCGCCTGCTGGGCCCGACCCATCCCCGCACGCTCCACGCCCAGGTCCAGCTCGCCGCCCGATACTCCGAGGGCGGCCACGACGTAGCGCAGTCCATCGCCCTAGGCGAGCGCATCATCGGCGACGTCCGCGCACTGCTCGGCGCCGAACACGACGACCTGCGCAGGTTGCGAGGGACGCTGATAGTGGGCTACGCGATGACCGGGCGCTCGAACGATGCCCTTGCCCTCGCCGCCCGCTACCCAATGTCCGACGATCCGCCGTAA